The following coding sequences lie in one Methanofollis sp. genomic window:
- a CDS encoding PspC domain-containing protein, producing the protein MAEKRLVRPKNDRMIAGVCSGIARYLGVDPAIVRIAWVILSLFGYIVFGVLAYILAVIIIPEEEKGVLDADFTVKEEEKA; encoded by the coding sequence ATGGCAGAGAAGAGACTTGTCCGTCCGAAGAATGACCGCATGATTGCCGGGGTCTGCAGCGGGATAGCCCGATATCTGGGCGTCGACCCGGCGATCGTACGCATTGCATGGGTGATCCTCTCCCTCTTCGGCTATATCGTCTTCGGGGTCCTTGCCTACATCCTCGCCGTGATCATCATCCCCGAGGAAGAGAAAGGTGTTCTCGACGCGGATTTCACGGTGAAAGAAGAAGAGAAGGCCTGA